The DNA sequence GGTTGTGCGCCGCGTCGACCAGCACGGTGGGCGCGGTGCGGACGCGTTCCAGGCGACCGGGCGAGGTCGCGGTGGCGAACGCCTCGCGCACGGCCTCGACGTCGAGCTGCCGGTCCGGACCCGCCCCGAAGAACGCCTCCACGGCGGCCAGCGCGAGGGCCGCGTTCGCCGCCTGGTGCGCGCCGTGCAGCGGGAGGAAGACCTCGTCGTACTCGCCGGCCAGGCCCTGGAGCCGCAGCACCTGCCCGCCCACGGCGACGTCGCGCTGGATGACGCCGAACTCGGACCCGAGCCGGGCGACCGTCGCGTCCACCTCGGCGCACCGCCGCAGCAGCACCTGCTCCGCGGCCGGTTCCTGCTTGGCCAGCAGCGCGACCGCACCCGGCTTGATGATCCCGGCCTTCTCCTGCGCGATCCCGGCCAGGTCGCCGCCGAGGTACTCGACGTGGTCCAGGCCGATCGGCGTGATGACCGCGACCCGGCCGTCGGCGATGTTCGTCGCGTCCCACGACCCGCCCATGCCGACCTCGATCACGCCCACGTCCACGGGCGCGTCGGCGAACGCGGCGAACGCCATGCCGGTGAGCACCTCGAACTTGCTCATCGGCACGTCGCCGCGCGCGTCCACGATCGACAGGTACGGCTCGATGTCGCGGTAGATCTCGACGTAGCGCTCCGGGCTGATCGGAGCGCCGTCGACGCTGATCCGCTCGGTCGCCAGTTGCAGGTGCGGGCTGGTGTAGCGGCCGGTGCGCAGGCCGATCCTGGTCAGCAGCGCGTCGACCATCCGCGACGTGGACGTCTTGCCGTTCGTGCCGCCGATGTGCACCACCGGGTACGACGCCTGGGGGTCGCCCAGGATGTCGGCCAGCGCGCGGATGCGGTCGAGGCTCGGCTCGATCTTGGTCTCGGGCCAGCGGGTGTTGAGCTCCGACTCGACCTGTCGGAGCTCTTCCAGCGCCCCCGTCTCGAACCCGGTCACGCGTTGTCCTGCGGCAGTGTCTCCAGGCGGGCGTGGATGCGGTCGATCTCGGCGGTGGCCGCCACCAACCTGGCCTGGATCTTGGCCACCACGTCCGCCGGCGCCTTGTCCAGGAACGCCGCGTTGCCCAGCTTGCCCTCGCACTGGGCGCGTTCCTTCTCGGCCACGGCCAGGTCCTTGGCCAGCCGCTTGCGCTCGGCGACCACGTCCACCGCGCCGGACAGGTCCAGCTCGACCTTGACCGTGCCCTTGGGCAGGCCGACGTCGAGCGAGACGCTGGCCGCGAAGTCGTCGCCCGGCTCGGTCATCCGGGTCAGCGACCGCACCGCGGGCACCTGGTCGAGCAGGTCGACGCAGCACGCGCCGCGCACCTTGCCCGCGACCTTCTGCGCGGGCTTGAGGCCCTGGTCGGAGCGGAACCGGCGGATCTCGGTGACGAGCTTCTTCAGGCCCTCGACGCGCTCGGCGGCGACCTCGTCGCGCGCGGCACCGGTCGGCTTCGGCCAGTCCGCCACCACGAGCGACTCGCCGCCGGTCAGCGTGGTCCACAGGGTCTCGGTGATGAACGGCGTCAACGGGTGCAGCAGCCGCAGCACCACGTCGAGCACGTGCCCGAGCACCGACCGGGTGGCGTCGGCCCGCGCGCCGCCCTCGGCGAGCTGGACCTTGGCCAGCTCCAGGTACCAGTCGCAGAACTCGTCCCACGTGAAGTGGTAGAGCGCTTCGCTGAGCTTGGCGAACCCGAACGCCTCGAAGTGGCCGTCGACCTCGGTCACGAGCCCGTCGAGCAGGTCGAGGATCCAGCGGTCGGCGTCGGTCAGCTCCTCGCGCGGCGGCAGCGGCCGCTCGACGGTGGCGCCGTTGTTCAGCGCGAACCGGGAGGCGTTCCACAACTTCGTGGTGAAGTTGCGGGAGCCGGCGGCCCACTCGTCGGCCAGCGCCATGTCCGAGCCGGGGTTGGCGCTGCGCAGCAGCGTGAACCGGGTGGCGTCGGTGCCGTAGGCGTCCATCCAGTCGATCGGGTCGATGCCGTTGCCGCGCGACTTCGACATCTTCTTGCCGAACTGGTCGCGGATCAGGCCGTGCAGGAACACGTGGTCGAACGGCTGCTCGCCGTCCATCGCGTACAGGCCGAACATCATCATCCGGACGACCCAGAAGAACAGGATGTCGTAGCCGGTGGACAGCACGCTGGTCGGGTAGAACTTGGCCAGGTCGGCGGTCTGCGCGGGCCAGCCGAGCGTGGAGAACGGCCACAGGCCGGACGAGAACCACGTGTCGAGCACGTCCTCGTCCTGCACCCAGCCCTCGCCGGGCGGCTCGTCGTCCGGTCCGACGCACATGACCTTGTCGTTCGGGCCGTACCAGACGGGGATGCGGTGGCCCCACCACAGCTGCCGCGAGATGCACCAGTCGTTGAGGTTGTCGACCCAGTCGAAGTAGCGCTTGGCCAGCTCCGGCGGGTGGATGGTGGTGCGGCCGTCGCGCACGGCGGCGGAGGCGGCCTCGGCGAGCGGGGCGACCTTCACCCACCACTGCATGGACAGGCGCGGCTCGATCACGGTGTCGCAGCGCGAGCAGTGGCCGACGGAGTGCTGGTACGGGCGCTTCTCGGCCACGATCCGGCCCTGTTCGCGCAGGGCCGCGACGACGGCCGGCCGTGCTTCGAAGCGGTCCATGTCCTGGAACGGGCCGTGCGCGGTGATCACGCCGCGGCCGTCCATGACGGTGAGCGCGGGCAGGTCGTGGCGCTGCCCGATCTCGAAGTCGTTCGGGTCGTGCGCCGGGGTGACCTTGACCGCGCCCGTGCCGAACTTGGGGTCGACGTGCTCGTCGGCGACGATCGGCACGTGCCGCCCGGTCAGCGGCACCTCGACCTCGGTGCCGATCAGGTGCCGGTACCGCTCGTCCTCCGGGTGCACGGCCACCGCCGTGTCGCCCAGCATGGTCTCGGCGCGCGTGGTGGCGACCACGATCGAGTTCTCGCCCGAGCCGTAGCGGATCGAGATCAGCTCGCCGTCGTCCTCGGAGTGGTCGACCTCGATGTCCGACAGCGCGGTCTGGCAGCGCGGGCACCAGTTGATGATGCGCTCGGCGCGGTAGATCAGGCCGTCGTCGTAGAGCTTCTTGAAGATCGTCTGGACCGCGCGGGACAGGCCCTCGTCCATGGTGAAGCGGACGCGGGTCCAGTCGACGCCGTCGCCGAGGCGGCGCATCTGGCCGAGGATCTTGCCGCCGACCTCGTCGCGCCACTGCCAGACGCGCTCGACGAACTTCTCGCGGCCCACGTCGTGGCGGGACTTGCCCTCGCCGGCGAGGGCGCGCTCGACGGCGGTCTGGGTGGCGATGCCCGCGTGGTCGGTGCCGGGCAGCCAGAGCACCTCGTAGCCCTGCATGCGGCGGCGGCGGGTGAGCGCGTCCATGATGCTGTGGTTCAGCGCGTGGCCCATGTGCAGGCTGCCGTTGACGTTCGGCGGCGGGAGCACGATGGAGAACGGCGGCTTGTCGCTGGTCGCGTCGGCCGTGAAGTAACCGCGCTCGACCCACCGCTCGTACAGCCCGGCCTCTACCTCGGCCGGGTTCCACGCCGGCGGGAGTTCGGAGCGCTGCGGTGCGGTGGGGGTCTCAGTCACGGTCGAAGTCTACGGAGGCGCGGGTATCGACTTCTAACCAGATACCTGCTAGCGCGCTCCGGAGCGTCCCGTATCGACTTCCCGGGCGATAGCTGGTAACGCCTTGGGTGGCGGTCGACGAGTTGGGGGCAACGTGGACGAGTACCGGATCGAGGACCACCCCGACCTGCGGGACGCCGGGTGGGCGAGGGAGGCCGTGCGGCGGGCCGAGCGCGAGGCCAGGGTGCGGCGGTTGCGGTCCTTGCCGCGCCGGCCGCGGCGGCGGTTCTGGATCGGGCTGGCGATCGCGGTGGCGGCGGTGCTGCTGGCGTGGGCGGTCGTCGAGTCGGAGTCGGGCGCGCCGGCCGGGCAGCGCCGATTCGACCCGGACGAGCCGTTCGCGGGCACGTCGGCGGCGGCGTGGGCGGACGGCGCGGACGGCGTGGTGGTCCCTGAGGCGGCGGAGGTCGGCCCGTACTCGGCGGAGCAGGTGGCGGGCGCGTACCAGCGGGTGCGCGAGGCCGTGGTCACGGCGCGGCTGGA is a window from the Saccharothrix saharensis genome containing:
- the folC gene encoding bifunctional tetrahydrofolate synthase/dihydrofolate synthase — protein: MTGFETGALEELRQVESELNTRWPETKIEPSLDRIRALADILGDPQASYPVVHIGGTNGKTSTSRMVDALLTRIGLRTGRYTSPHLQLATERISVDGAPISPERYVEIYRDIEPYLSIVDARGDVPMSKFEVLTGMAFAAFADAPVDVGVIEVGMGGSWDATNIADGRVAVITPIGLDHVEYLGGDLAGIAQEKAGIIKPGAVALLAKQEPAAEQVLLRRCAEVDATVARLGSEFGVIQRDVAVGGQVLRLQGLAGEYDEVFLPLHGAHQAANAALALAAVEAFFGAGPDRQLDVEAVREAFATATSPGRLERVRTAPTVLVDAAHNPHGAEALAKALDEEFGFRKLVAVVGVMQEKDAVGILSALEPVVQEVVLTANSSPRAMDPDLLAGVAIPIFGEDRMVVQPHLDDAIEEAVRLAEESDDGDIVSGGGVVVTGSVVTAGDARALFGKEPS
- a CDS encoding valine--tRNA ligase; this encodes MTETPTAPQRSELPPAWNPAEVEAGLYERWVERGYFTADATSDKPPFSIVLPPPNVNGSLHMGHALNHSIMDALTRRRRMQGYEVLWLPGTDHAGIATQTAVERALAGEGKSRHDVGREKFVERVWQWRDEVGGKILGQMRRLGDGVDWTRVRFTMDEGLSRAVQTIFKKLYDDGLIYRAERIINWCPRCQTALSDIEVDHSEDDGELISIRYGSGENSIVVATTRAETMLGDTAVAVHPEDERYRHLIGTEVEVPLTGRHVPIVADEHVDPKFGTGAVKVTPAHDPNDFEIGQRHDLPALTVMDGRGVITAHGPFQDMDRFEARPAVVAALREQGRIVAEKRPYQHSVGHCSRCDTVIEPRLSMQWWVKVAPLAEAASAAVRDGRTTIHPPELAKRYFDWVDNLNDWCISRQLWWGHRIPVWYGPNDKVMCVGPDDEPPGEGWVQDEDVLDTWFSSGLWPFSTLGWPAQTADLAKFYPTSVLSTGYDILFFWVVRMMMFGLYAMDGEQPFDHVFLHGLIRDQFGKKMSKSRGNGIDPIDWMDAYGTDATRFTLLRSANPGSDMALADEWAAGSRNFTTKLWNASRFALNNGATVERPLPPREELTDADRWILDLLDGLVTEVDGHFEAFGFAKLSEALYHFTWDEFCDWYLELAKVQLAEGGARADATRSVLGHVLDVVLRLLHPLTPFITETLWTTLTGGESLVVADWPKPTGAARDEVAAERVEGLKKLVTEIRRFRSDQGLKPAQKVAGKVRGACCVDLLDQVPAVRSLTRMTEPGDDFAASVSLDVGLPKGTVKVELDLSGAVDVVAERKRLAKDLAVAEKERAQCEGKLGNAAFLDKAPADVVAKIQARLVAATAEIDRIHARLETLPQDNA